The segment ACTTCCTGATATAATCTCAAAAAATCAAAGTGCATTCCAAGCAGGGAAACTCATTTCTGATAATATTTTGATGGCATACGAAACTCTCCATTATATGAAGCATCAATCAGGAAAATCTGGTTTTTTGGCTCTTAAACTAGACATGAGCAAAGCATTCGACAGGGTAGAATGGTCTTTTCTGAAAACATTAATGTTAAAAATGGGCTTTCACGTGAATTGGGTTAACTTGATGATGATGTGCATCACAACGGTCTCCTACTCTCTCTTGATCAATGGGGAACCTTCTGAAAAAATCACTCCGTCCAGGGGTATCAGGCAGGGAGACCCAATCTCCCCCTATTTGTTCCTTCTTTGCTCTGAGGGCCTACAAGCCTTGATTGAGAATGCAGCCCAGGCGGGTCTTATCCGTGGCATATCTATATGTAGAAATGGTCCGCAATTAACACATCTGTTTTTTGCAAACGATAGCCTCATATTCTGCAGGGCTTCAATTCAGGAGTGCATCCACATCCAGTCCATCCTCTCAGAGTACGAGGCTGCCTCGGGGCAAAAGCTAAATCGAGAGAAAACAACCCTCTTCTTCAGCAAAGCAACCTCAGCGAGTACTCAGGAAAACATTATCAACTTTCTAGGGGTTCCGGAGGTTAAGCAATACGAGAAATATCTTGGTCTCCCTTCTTTTTGTGGGGAGAGGCAAGAGGGCTAGTTTTGCTTTCATCAAGGAAAGAGTATGGTCGAAGTTGATGGGTTGGAAGGAAAAGCTCCTCTCTCAAGCCGGGAGAGAGGTTCTCATAAAAGTTGTAATCCAAGCGCTCCCATCCTTTGCCATGAGCTGTTTCAAATTACCCTCGACACTTTGCCACGAAATTGAGGTCATGGTTCGCAAATTCTAGTGGGGGCAGCGTGGTAACCGAAGAAAAGTGCACTGGGTGAAGTGGCATACTTTGTGTCTCCCTAAACAGAATGGAGGAATGGGTTTTAGAGAGTTTCAGAAGTTCAATGATGCTCTTCTGGCCAAGCAAGTGTGGAGGCTACTCACTAACCATGACACTTTGTTCTACAGATTTTTCAAGTCAAAATACTTCCCCCATGGTTCCATTTTTTAGGCAAAAAATAACTTGGGCTCTTTTGCTTGGAAAAGCATTCTTAGGGGTCGGGACATCATTAGTAGGGGTGCTAAGTGGGGGGTTGGTAATGGTTGGAATATTATGGTTTTCGAGGACCAATGGCTGCCTAATGGAGGCTCGGGTAGAGTAACCTCTCCTCCCGGAACCCATGACCTTGAATTGCGTGTGGCTTCCTTAATTGACCATGATTTGCACTGCTGGAAAACTGATATGGTTGATGCTATATTCTCCCCAGCTGAGGCCAGAGTTATCAAAGCTATCCCGTTGAGTTTTCTGGACTCTCTGGACTGGTTGTTCTGGCCTTGGACTCGTAGCGAAGTCTACTCGGTAAAAACGAGGTACAATCTTGCTCGAGACTGGGAGTCTCTAAATGCTCCGGGTGCCCCTGCCCAAACTGTTTGCAATAGcacttggaaaaaaatttggaacCTCCACGTTCCAAACAGAATCCGTTCCCTCCTCTGGCGTGCCTCCATTGACTCGCTCCCCACTAAGGTTAATTTGACCCGTAGAAAGATGCTGCAAGTTGACACTTGCCCCAACTGCAACCTGGAACCCGAGACAGTAGTTCATGCCCTGTGGTCCTGTAAGAAACTTGACATCGTGTGGCTTCCAAAGTTTGCAAAACTTAAAGAAGTTTCTGCTTCTCTCTCCTGCTTCGTAGACCTTATGTCCTTAGCACTTCAAGATCCTATTTGTGTGGAAGAGTTCGCAAACACTATATCCCTGATTTGGATGACTAGAAACAGAGCATTCTTCAATAGTGTTTGCTTGCCCCTTGAAAAAATTCCAGAGCAAGCCTGTGCCTTGGTGCAAGAATTCCACCATATTCGGCCAACCCATGCAAAAATCCCAAGAACTGCCCGCACGGTCCGCTGGAAACCGCCACCCCCTAGTTTGGTGAAAGTTAATTTCGACAGTGCTATTTTCTCAACCCATTCTTCAGCTGGTCTTGGCGTGATAATCCGTGACCAGGCTAGACTAGTATTGGCTGCCCTGTCACAAAGTATTCCCCTGCCTACTTCGATGGAGACAATGGAAGTGATGGCAGCGAGAAGAGCTCTCCTGTTTGCCAAAGAGCTTGGTTTTGAGAGAGTTGTGGTTGAAGGAGACTCGAAAGTGGTCATAAAAGCTATCAAGGAAAATCTCTCCTCTCTTCTGGCTAGGGTCACCTTCTTAAAGATATCCATGctctatctctttcttttaGTTGTATTTCTTTCCTTCATGTTAAACGTTTGGGTAACCGGGTTGCTCATTCTTTAGCCCGTAGATCTTTTTGTAATCCTTTgctagtttggatggaggaacTTCCCCCAGACTCTATTGATGTTTACAACCAAGATCTTGGTTTTATTAATGAATAGCCTCTGCCCTTTTTTGTGGGCTgacctctcaaaaaaaaaaaaaaaaattaaagggacAAACATGCTATGAGtattagagagaaaatatatatacaaacctAATTATATATACAACCTAATTAAGGAGCTGAAGTTAGGTACATTGAAGAAGAGGACAAACCATAGTGATCCAAAACTCCCTAGTCCAAGGTGAATGATGTCTTGTGCAAAATTAAAGAATTCAAGATATACAAATCACGTAAGAAATCAAACTAGCCTCGCCTTCTTTGATAACTAGAGTCCTTGACatgaatttctctctctctctctctaatttttttttttttaaaaagtatatatatatatatatatatatatatatgaatttcttttttaggcGAAGACAAAGGTACCTAAACCACCATAAAGAGCAGGATTGCCACGTAACCTAAAGTCATtcacaaaatatgaattttttttttttttttttttttttttttttttttttgagaagagacaAAACATGATTTGAATTTCTAAAACTTCGGTGACGGCTTTCTTTGATGATAATCCAATAAGTCTACCATACAGAGAGGGAAAATAAATATTAGAGTTCCCTAGGTCCAATCCAAAATAATTAATGAATAAGAAAAGAACATGTAAAGCttactttatattttttgaacagCAAAGAGGAGCGATCAGTAAAAACATTTCTATAAATTGCTGGAAATGTGATTATATCGCAACGAAAATAAagccttttttaaaaaattaaaaaaaaaggggataaTTGAGCTATATTTATGAAGTATAGGTAGGTATATATCTTAATTCCATTGATCGTATAGGTTCCATGAAAGTGGCAAACTCTACAGTTTGGTGCAATCAGTTGGCTTGAAGGAGACCATCTTTGTTTCCAAGTCATACCCAATCAAAAAATTTGCTTGAACATTGCTACCATATAATCCTGCGCCATCCTTAAAATCCAACTCAGTATTTGCAATATTTGTAATTGCAAAGCAGTAATATTCATATTCTTTAACTGGTCGATTGAAAGTTTGTATGGGCTTTAACTCCACATCTGCTCCTTCAAAATGGACAGTCAATATTGGTCCATTTTCATTAGTAATTTCAGTTCTATAACAAAGCCGTGTCCCCAAAAGAGTGTCATTTTTAATGGGATCAATTGAAATCTGCTTCTTCACTTCCACCACTAAGCGATCATAAAAATCTGGTGGCAAAGTCAATGGTGGTGATCCTGAATCCATACAAATGTTGCCCTTAGAAACCTTACCTGAAGAGTTAAAGGGTACATATGTGTCTCCAACACTAATTCCTTCTAGTGTCAAATAATATTGATCTCCACCTACATATGGTGTTGAAACCACACCATCACCCACAACTTCACTGCCATTGCCGAAACTTATCTTGCCTGTAATACTAGGATCAGTACCATATGGTACCAAGCAATAAGAAAACCTCTTGCTACCAATTTGTGAAACAAAGGACAAAGGCCCTGCTCCTAACCCAATAATTCCCGTTGCATGGCCTTCGTAATGGAAGCCACCTGTGTTGTGTGCACATCCAAAAGCAATGTCAAAGGAAACCGCTTGCCCTGAGGTagaattaatggtaactttttCTTTGGCCCAAACACCTTTGGACAAACCAGTAGCATATCCAGTCTTGTAATTGCAAATATTTTGAGGAGAACAAGTGGCTTCATCCAATAGTATACGACATTCTTCTGATTGACAAGAAATTTCGCGGTATGTGGAGGACTCTTTAGAATCGAACATGGGATAAATCTGTTTGAAGCAGGCATCACAAGGTAGACATTGTGTCCACACAAGGTTACTGCCTGTATCTGCAGTGCCATAGAAGTCTACTGGTGGAGTGCCAATTGAGAATTTCATGATATGTTGATCTTTGTGTAGTGTTAATTGTGTTTGGGGGACATTATGAGCTGTAGCCAAAAGGCCTATAACATAATATGAGAGAATAGAGGCAACAAGGAAGCATGGATGAAATCTGACACTGCTTGCCATTGAATTTCAGGCTTTGGGAGAGAGTCACAGAATGGCACAATAATGGCCACCAAAGCCTTTTATTTACCCAAACGATTAAACCAAACCTATAACAATTACCCTTTTTTTAGCTTTAACAGTTACTGGAAAATTTCATATCCACCCAAATTTGCTTctttataacaaaatttaaaacaaataacaaaaaagagtGCAATAATATCATAACAAATCTCTTGTTTCTTGGAAAAATAGGTCATCAATCCTTATTTAATTCTTCCAAACTAAAAAACcttatttaagaataaatttgGTTACCTAGGACCCTGGGTTCAGCATGAAAAATccgccttttttattttatgaaaagagacaacaaaaaaatttgtttggctTTGCAATTCCCAAAAACTAGTCGTATCTTACACAccaaattcccaaaaacaattcatcaaaataaataattataaattaaaaaaaataataataataagaaattgaGCAAAGACACTTGATGCGTTTGAGGAGGCCAGACCAATGAAGGTAGTGAAGTATGAGACATAACAGAGGCAGGCAATACGACACCACTTTAGGCACCAACCATCAAATCTAAACAGAGCAAcatggtgtgtgtgtgtgtatcattTAAGCGGAGGCAATGCCCCTCTTTCTATTATTCTCTCTTTGATTAAGACTATCTTTAACattccgttttttttttttaagtgaaatattTTCTCGTCTTATGTGTTTGGACCCATAGACTAggtctcttatttatttatttaaataaatgacgCAATTAGTAATCACCCATGTGACCATGTACTGGGTGAATATGAGTAATGGGTAAAAGTgaatgtttttttatatttctctttaaaaatatttataaaataaaataaaataaaaactcttttatttgcAAAGTGATGAGGCTATACTATCTTTTCTGTTACTATGTTTTCAGACCCATTTGCTAGgtgtcttcttcattttttattttcatgtttttaaaatggtttttagtgacaaatgatacaaaataaacaaataattagtAGTTATGCACTTTTGCTCATCTATTAATACTTGCTTGTTAGTATCTTTTGCTGTAAATAAAGTTGAGatagtttgaaactttgaatggttaattgtttaaatttaataacaaacaTTTATACGGTATTTAGCTAGCTTAGggaattaataaatttgtctcTTTCAAGAGAGCAGTATATGTGTGTGCTCACGCACAACTAATTCTAGCAATTTCGCCCAATAAAATTATACTTGACTCCcctaagtataatttttttttttaaaaaaaaactttcacttGAGAATGCAAAAGGCGTTATTTCCTTTAAAGAAACCTTCACTTGAGAACACATGAAGCGTTATTTCCCATTTTGTTGAGCAATTAAAACTTCAAATAGACAGAtgtcaaaaatttaaaagggaAATTTAAGAAACAATACCTACCTACCTtatctaagttttgcccttGTTTTAACAATTGGACTTAATTGTATAATGAAGTAAAATTGGTCATAACTGCATTTGCTAAACTGTGTTTTACACGTTTTGCAAAGCTTgtgattcaaatttcaaaatctcaCCGTCCATCCACTCTATGgagaacaaaatttttgtttgaaaaataccaTCTAACTTCGACtgattttatcaattttctATAATAATACCATCTAAGTTCAGTGTACCAGTACCCTTCAGCTATTCGCAACAAGTGTTCATTGGATCCAATGAATGATGACTTTGTCTGATTTTGCAAATCTTTCTAAGAAAGCAAAATCGAATGCTGCTCATTGCTAATAGTAATAGGAATCACCGTGTAACGAAGGACAACTCAAAGGACTTCTATGTATGAAGACAGACTATATATACCTTAACAAAACATTATCTTGCTATGGGATTATACACCATTTTCAGAAAAACTCCAAAAACCTCAAACTAATTTGCATTAGTGAACAGATTGGCCTACTTACACATTCAAACGTGTAGTCCTAGCATGACAATGGCAAGGAAACCAAAATTCAAAGAGTGTTGAATGAAGCAATTGCAcgcaaagaaaaagatagattgTGATAGTATAGATTAATCCATCCATTGAACGAGCAATATCTTTCTCACTGATAATTTCTGTTGTTACACTAGTGTTAAAGCAATTTGAGACAAATCAAAGTACGTTAAACATGCTAGCATGCTAAGTAGGTTGGTCTCCTCTCCTCTTCTACATCATCCAAATCTAAACTATATATAGATTTAATCAAGCAAAGTTATCTTTCTATGCATTCATATAGGAACATAGTGTCATGGTCGTTCGAATGGGATATGATATGTTATCTTAGTTTATCCTAAATCTTTGTTAGTTGTGAGTTCCAATTAattcaatcaatgaagaaaataattgagGATTTAATTTTGCatacacacacccaaaaaaaaaaatatttggagttttgttatgataataaagataattatcaaAGTAAATACAATAGATTCAAATCATATcgtatctatcaaaaaaaatccatgttATTTTCATGTAATGAGAACACAATTCCAATACCCAACCCAAagatttaaaaagagaaaaggaaattaaaaaataacaaagcaAGTTCAATAATGAAATGCACATTTACACATAGCATGAGCTACTTGTACGGTTGTACCTAAATAAGCATTATAATATTTTGCTATCTAGTGCTAAACCAATCTAAGTATTGATTTATAattactttctaaaaaaattagatcgAATTAACTAAATCACAACCGTTATCTTAAAAAGGGTAGTCGTTAAGCTATTCAGTGAAGAACCACCAAATATGACCCCCTATTCAACGAAGGTGATACAAAATGAGAAAGGAAGATAGCTAGGTTCGTTTGATTAGATCTTGTAAATTTGGACCTAAACTTGTTAACCCATTCcaattcaaaccaaaaattagGGTATGAGTAATAGAAATAGCAACCtactttaatctttttttcttttctttttttttggggctaaaTTACCTactttaatctaattaattattaattttttcaccCATATATACCCGATTTCACcggacccaacccaacctatgAGCCTGTTAGCTTTCCAGGCTTCTTTGATCACTTCTTTGCATTCTGGGTGGGTGGACCTTataaccttttatttttctttaataagaaAGGCCTCCTAAGAATCTAAAGTACACAATGTGGGAGAGAATGGACCCATTGTATATGTTGCCTAATGCGCTATCTAAATActaacatatatatacaaatttaagTTAAGGAAAAATCAAAGGAAGTTTCcgtataataaatataaattatcattctcatgattatcaaaaaaaaaaaaaatgaattatcaTTCTCATAGTTAATActaatcaaaataatattatcttaTCGATCGCATATATGTATCACCTTTTCACAATATATAAACCGTATAATTAAAGGGACAAACATGCTACgagtatgagagagagagaatatatataCAACCAAATTAAAGGGCTGAAGTTAGGTACATTTTAGGAAGTAAGAAAGTGAAATATCTTATTAAAGAAGAGGACAAACCATAGTGATCCAAAACTCCCAAGTCCAAGGTCAATGATGTATTGTGCAAATTAAAGAATTCAAGATATACAATATATTCACCTAAGAAATCAAAATAGTCTCGCCTTCTTTGATAACTAAACatgaatttctctctctctctctctctctctctctctctcttttattctccctaattaaaaaataaaaaataaaaaacatgaatttcttttttggacgaAGACAAATGTACCTAAACCACCATAAAGAGCACAATTGCCACGTAACCTAGAGTCATTCacaaaacatgaattttttttttttttttttgagaagagacaAAACATGATTTGAATTAAACTTTTTCTAAAACTTCAGTGACGACTTTCTTTGATGATCATGCAATAAGTTTTCCATagggagagggaaagaaaaataaatcaataaatattaaaGTTCCCTAGGTCCAATCCAAAACAATTAATGAATAAGAAAAGAACATTTAAAGCttactttatattttttgaacaaCAAAAGAGGAGCGGATCAGttcaaaatatttctttttgcaGGATCAATAAAAGTCTCCAGAAAGACCATTCCTAGATCTtgtttacaaaaaaattcaactatCTTGATACAGTGATTTTGATACAGTGATAACGAgcaattattataaaatgatagGACAAACCACTAAGTGACcccaaaaaaacaatttatgtcttaacttaatgataaaaaataattattataaaggGTACATCATGggttaaaattctattatatctATCATATATTTacccacacacacatacatacatacatacatatacacacatgtagggacacaaaatctttaacggcccgacatcgacgttgggctcgcacacggaaagtccctcacaataatatttgtagagagtgggcttgaaaggccagcgttggggcACGGGGCGACATTTCGAGTCGGACTACAGGTGAACTGATATGAgatagagctttgggctggatattcaggcccatcaatcttgtatctaggaggatttggctccttgGATCATGTCCGAGAAGCGTTGGCGCTGTTCCCGGTTACCCGTCGAAGGGTTTTTACGTGGTGTCCGGCGTGAGTtatccagacattctctttcttCGAGCCTTTCTCCAGACGCTCGCTCGAGACCCCTTtcttggtcacataacattctcttttatactcgccTACGTTcgttatccttcgtccacgtgtagggtcgatctttccagggcagatatctgtcccatcagtctaatccttgagttgtgggagatggtccataaagcctaaaaatccggatCTGTTTGGggcggtgtcatgtcaatgaagggtattaaggactatttccgtgagatattttctgatctttcaagtctGCCTGCATCCCATTTTCGTTAatggggttctgggctttccgaggacggagcggtcctcggacgtgccCTTGAACCACATCGGGCTCActgtttttgggcttgggccctggcctcctttagtttgggggcctgtggactccctataagcgagcaagccgggcccatagactcttgggccccacaatagcccctcgaaaccctgctgtccaacgtcctGGTTGGAGAGGTGGGTTTCGGTAATTGCGAGCTTTAattgcggctcatttaattcggcccttgatccaCGTTGGTGATTCTTCACCTCCACGAGGGCtgcgccggtctacgagccgtttttcctggatttacgtacgttgccgttatgccgcgtggttatccGCAACGTGCCTTTAATCCCTTACCATTTACGAGACCTTCCAGAtgtaacggttactgatggtgtgggagagCGAAGCGACGCGTCatactctggatttccctgAGGGTCCGAATGTGTcacataccctcttcttcgtcccctatataaagagagaagacagggGGTGACCTTTTCATATCAgaatccctcacgttcttcccAGAGTCCATTTCCTCCTTCCGGTTACGCCCTCTTCTATAATACTTATTTCAcagtaatccaccatgaacaaatccctcctttcccagaaacgtcATGTCCcaacaaaactcgagatggctcagtctgggcaaggatggcggaggcttaagatttgcctccccattcttttagccaaaatccgaagcagggactcgtcacaccccatttctggtgtgactgagtcgaaaacttcccttgtcatctccatctgctctctcacgagcatacctaataaggctccccttctccctcttttgctccttttactttcttttcattgcttcactcttcttctcctccttcccgctcatgtcctccatcttctttttcccttgcattcttcagtaacaagagcttgctgaagtgcttccatgtcttccaattcgtcttccttctccttcattatttttgtataaggatcttctcctgatatgagcagtaccgaggcatagatttcagaaagactttgaaggcgaatgCAGAAGgcacctgatggtttacttatttgtattacggatcttgttactgttttaacagttcattttttgtataggcttgtttaagcccttctttgtacgttataacaaattttcatattaataaaagttagtgttactctatttcttatgtcttgtttatatattttaacaagtgtgaaagcgctgctcggcataatagtatcacatttcaatcaataataactaaggctaAAGTAATccttgataaaaagatgccacgataactttaaaGAGATTActattcaacataacaatccgaccagcgaagaatgagacttatcttaaagtTAGCAGTGATGGGTGTTGAATGCTCGATAAGGTGTGAGAAGTATTTttccgaggacatgttacccatcggatgaatggcctccttaggttgacgatcattaggttgctCTGCCATCTCCATGACGCACAAGCCCTAACCCTTTCCATTATTTAAGCCGAAAAATTTCTTCATTAAGGCAATTGATTTCCCaagaagcctgagtccgaggactttgcaaaacctgggctttgttcaggacttatgcgttttatcttatgtacttgacttttctcttaggcttgagtccgagacttgggtctttatcggtactaggttttcccttttagcttgagtccgaggaccatgcaagccttaggttttGTCCAAGACCAtcgtctgcattagtacttggttttcccttctagcttgagtccgaggaccatg is part of the Quercus robur chromosome 9, dhQueRobu3.1, whole genome shotgun sequence genome and harbors:
- the LOC126700915 gene encoding aspartic proteinase CDR1-like, encoding MASSVRFHPCFLVASILSYYVIGLLATAHNVPQTQLTLHKDQHIMKFSIGTPPVDFYGTADTGSNLVWTQCLPCDACFKQIYPMFDSKESSTYREISCQSEECRILLDEATCSPQNICNYKTGYATGLSKGVWAKEKVTINSTSGQAVSFDIAFGCAHNTGGFHYEGHATGIIGLGAGPLSFVSQIGSKRFSYCLVPYGTDPSITGKISFGNGSEVVGDGVVSTPYVGGDQYYLTLEGISVGDTYVPFNSSGKVSKGNICMDSGSPPLTLPPDFYDRLVVEVKKQISIDPIKNDTLLGTRLCYRTEITNENGPILTVHFEGADVELKPIQTFNRPVKEYEYYCFAITNIANTELDFKDGAGLYGSNVQANFLIGYDLETKMVSFKPTDCTKL